GAGCACCACAACCGGAGGAGCCTGCGGTTTAATTGGACTCAACGCCGGACATCTCACCAGTCCCGACAGCAATAACGACGGTCAGCTTGACGAGCTTACCCGAGTTGCTGAGAGGAGGTGCATGGCCGCCGTCAGCTCGTACCGTGAGGCATCCTGTTAAGTCAGGTAACGAGCGAGACCCGCATCCGTAGTTGCCAGCGATACCCTTGTGGTAGTCGGGTACACTACGGAGACCGCCGACGCTAAGTCGGAGGAAGGAACGGGCAACGGTAGGTCAGTATGCCCCGAATGGACTGGGCAACACGCGGGCTACAATGGTCGAGACAATGGGTTGCGATACCGAGAGGTAGAGCTAATCTCCCAAACTCGGTCGTAGTTCGGATTGTGGGCTGAAACTCGCCCACATGAAGCTGGATTCGGTAGTAATCGCGTGTCAGAAGCGCGCGGTGAATACGTCCCTGCTCCTTGCACACACCGCCCGTCAAAGCACCCGAGTGAGGTCCGGATGAGGCCATCATGCGATGGTCAAATCTGGGCTTCGCAAGGGGGCTTAAGTCGTAACAAGGTAGCCGTAGAGGAATCTGCGGCTGGATCACCTCCTACTGAACGGGACCAGGCCGACGCGCCTGGCCCACCTGCTGTTACCGTTGGTCGAGCGCGACCAACAATCTGGTCGGAAGACCGTGTTGAGCCGTCAGGGCTCACAAGACCTATCCGAGGCGGATCTCCCTTTCGAGGGAGGCTGGGTGCAACTCCCAGCGGGTCCGTACCTCGTAGCAGTTCCGAACCGAGCCCCTTAAGTGTGGGACGGCGCTCGGATCTGGTACGAAGACCAGTGCACTACCCCGTGCAAGCGCGGGTAGGAAGGGTCGATGTACAGACCGGGTCGCACCGGCTGTACTGATGACACCGCGTGTACGTGCGATCCAGGCGTCCACTGGACTCGTGCAATTTCATCGAGTCACAACCAAATTTGACGTTGGCTACTGTGCCGCCTGGTGGATAGCTCGGCTCGGAAGCCGATGACGGACGTGCCAAGCTGCGAAAAGCCATGGGGAGCCGCACGGAGGCGAAGAACCATGGATCTCCGAATGGGAATCCCTCTAACAATTGCTTCGCGCAATGGGGAACCTCGAGAATTGAAACATCTTAGTATCGAGAGGAACAGAAAGCGCAATGCGATGTCGTTACTAACCGCGAGTGAACGCGACACAGCCCAAACCGAAGCCCTCACGGGCAATGTGGTGTACGGACTACCTCTCATCGGCCGACCATCTTCACGAAGTCTTCTGGAACGAAGCGTGATACAGGGTGACAACCCCGTAGTGAAGGTCAGTACGTCGTGCGGTAGCTCCAGAGTAGCGGGGGTTGGAAATCCCTCGTCAAGATGGCAGGCATCGACTGCCAAGGCTAAATACTCTCCGAGACCGATAGTGAACAAGTAGCGTGAGCGAACGCTGAAAAGCACCCTCAGACGGGGGTTGCAATAGGGCTTGAAATCAGGTGGCGATCGAGCGACGGGGCTTGAAAGGTCCTGTAACAAACGAAAGCGGCGCGAGCCGTGTGTAGGACTTACAGGAAGCCGAAGTTCCGTCGTGCGTTTTGAAAAACGAGCCAGAGAGTGTGCCTGTTTGGCGAGTCTAACTCGATAATCGAGGAAGGCAGAGGGAAACCGACATGGCCGCAGCATTGCGAGGGCCGCCGTCTTCAAGGGCGGGGAGTCAAACGGGCACGACCCGAAACCGGGTGATCTACGCGTGGGCAGGGTGAAGCGTGCCGAAAGGCACGTGGAGGCCCGTTAGGGATGGTGTCCTACAATACCCTCCCGTGACCTACGTGTAGGGGTGAAAGGCCCATCGAACCCGGAAACAGCTGGTTCCAACCAAAACATGTCGAAGCATGACGTCCACCGAGGTAGTTCGTGGGGTAGAGCGACCGATTGAGGTGCTTCACTTCGAGAGAAGTGAACGCTTCTGTCAAACTCCGAACCTACGAACGCCGTCGACGTGGGCAGTCCGGTATGCGGGGTAAGCCTGTGTACCGTAAGGGAGACAACCCAGCGCCGGGTTAAGGTCCCAAAGTGTGGATTAAGTGTGATCGAAAGTGGTCTCAAGCCCTAGACAGCCGGGAGGTGAGCTTAGAAGCAGCTACCCTCTAAGAATAGCGTAACAGCTTACCGGCCGAGGTTTGAGGCGCTGAAAATGATCGGGACTCAAATCCACCACCGAGACCTGGCCGCTCCCGTGAAAGGGAGATCGAGTAGGTTGGCGCTCCGATTGGATGGAAGCAGGGGTGAGAACTCCTGTGGACCGATCGGTGACGACAATTCTGGCCATAGTAGCAGCGATAGTCGGGTGAGAATTCCGACGGCCGAACGAGCAAGGGTTCCTCAGCACTGTTCGTCAACTGAGGGTTAGCCGGTCCTAAGTCCCCCCGTAATTCGAAGGGGACGACATGGGAAGCTGGTTAATATTCCAGCGCTCGTATGCAGTGAAACCGACGCCTCGGGGTCGACCAAGCCGGGCCTTCGCCCGGTCGAACCGTCCAAATCCGTGGAAGCCGTAATGGCAGGAAGCGGACGAACGGCGGGAGAGTGAAAATTGGTTCAACCTGGGGCCCGTGAAAAGGGAGCATACGAACCGTACCGAGATCCGACACAGGTGCTCGTGGCGGCGAAAGCCAAGGCCTGTCGGGAACAACCGACGTTAGGGAATTCGGCAAGTTAGTCCCGTACCTTCGGAATAAGGGATGCCTGCTCCTGACAGGAGCAGGTCGCAGTGACTCGGACGCTCCGACTGTCTAGTAACAACATAGGTGACCGCAAATCCGCAAGGACTCGTACGGTCACTGAATCCTGCCCAGTGCGGGTATCTGAACACCTAGTACAATAGGACGAAGGACCCGTCAACGGCGGGGGTAACTATGACCCTCTTAAGGTAGCGTAGTACCTTGCCGCTTCAGTAGCGGCTTGCATGAATGGATTAACGAGAGCGTCACTGTCCCAACGTTGGGCCCGGTGAACTGTACGTTCCAGTGCGGAGTCTGGAGACCCCCAAGGGGAAGCGAAGACCCTATGGAGCTTTACTGCAGGCTGTTGCTGGGACATGGTCGCTACTGTGCAGAGTAGGTAGGAGCCGTTACACAGGTACCCGCGCTAGCGGGCCACCGAGGCAGACATGAAACACTACCCGGTAGTGACTGTGACCCTCACTCCTGGCGGAGGACACCAATAGCCGGGCAGTTTGACTGGGGCGGTACGCGCTCGAAAGAATATCGAGCGCGCCCTAAGGCTATCTCAGCCGTGACAGAGACGCGGCGAAGAGCGCAAGAGCAAAAGATAGCTTGACAGTGTCACTACCAACACGGTGACGCTGACGCGAAAGCGTGGTCTAGCGAACGGATGCGCCTGCTTGATGCGGGCCGATCTACGACAGAAAAGCTACCCTAGGGATAACAGAGTCGTCACCGGCAAGAGCACATATCGACCCGGTGGCTTGCTACCTCGATGTCGGTTCCCTCCATCCTGCCCGTGCAGCAGCGGGCAAGGGTGAGGTTGTTCGCCTATTAAAGGAGGTCGTGAGCTGGGTTTAGACCGTCGTGAGACAGGTCGGCTGCTATCTATTGGGGGTGTAAAGGTATCTGACGGGAACGATCGTATAGTACGAGAGGAACTCCGATTGGTGGCCACTGGTGTACCGGTTGTCCGAGAGGGCACGTGCCGGGCAGCCACGCCACACGGGGTAAGAGCTGAATGCATCTAAGCTCGAAACCCACCTGGAAAAGAGATACCGCAGAGGTCACTCGTAGAAGACGAGATAGATAGACTCGGGGTGTACGCGTCGAGGCAACGAGACGTTGAGCCCGCGAGCACTAATCGACCGAAGCCACACACTCATTGCACTGTGACTCGATTTGCACGAGTCCAGGCGTTAACTGGATCGCACGTATTGCGCGGAGACCGAGACTGGTAGTTTCGCGGTTCGATTCCGTGACTCGGCGTAAAGGCGGCCATAGCGGCAGGGAAACACCCGTACCCATCCCGAACACGGCGGTTAAGCCTGCCAGCGTTCCGGTGAGTACTGGGGTGTGCGAACCCCTGGGAAAGCCGGTTCGCCGCCTGCTATTCATACTGCAGAGCCCGCAGCCGTGGTGGCTGTGGGCTTTTTTCATATCGATTGGGGAGCGATGGTGCCCGGTCTCTCCGTGCCGAGCGACCGCTGTAGCAAGCGTTTTTCCCCTCGCCCGCGTGCGGACCGTATGGACACGGACGAGATCGAGCGACTCATCGAGGCTGGGATCGACGGCGCAGACGCGACAGTGACGATATCGCACGGGACTGCGGAAGACGACCACTACGCGGCGCGGGTCGTCGCGCCGGCCTTCGAAGGCGAGTCCCTCGTTGATCGTCACCAGCGGGTGTACGACGCGCTCGACGGACATATGACGACGGACATTCACGCGATCGAAATCGAGACGTACACGCCCGGCGAGGCGGACTAGCACAAGCCATTTGCGCACGGAGGGCGAGGACACCTGTATGACGTTCAATCCGAACGAAGGGCTGCCACAGGAGGAGGTCACGGAGCGCGTCGACGAGGCGATCGAGAGCAACGAGGTCGTCCTGTTCATGAAGGGAACAGAGATGATGCCTCAGTGTGGGTATTCGGACAAGGCACTCACGCTGATCGGACAGTGTCGCGACGACTTCGAGACGGTCGACGTACTCGAATCACTCGACGAGTACCGGGCGGCACTGGAAGAACACAGCGGCCGTGAGACGATTCCACAGACGTTCGTCGACGGGGAGTTCGTCGGCGGCAGCGATATCTTGGAGCAGTACGCCGAGCGGGGCGAACTCGAGGCGACGCTGCAGGCCTAGACGAACCGGAACGTTTCGAGGTTCTTCGGGTTGTAGGTTCGCATGTTGAACTTCTGGTAGAGCGCCGACGACAGCTGATTCGTCGACTGTTCGTCGCCGTGGACGCAGATGACTTTCTCGGGCCGGGGATGCATCGTCTCGACGAAGGTCTCCAGTCCCTGTCGATCGGCGTGGCCGGAGAAGCCGTCGACGGTTTCGACTTCCATTTTCAGCGAGACGCGTTCGGCGCGGGGTCCGCTGCCGTCCGAGAGCGTGATCTCGTCCTGTCCGCGCTGGATCTGTCGGCCGAGAGTCCCTTCTGCCTGGTAGCCGACGAACATCATCGTGTTGTCCGGGTCGCTACCGAGTAGGCGGAGCCACGACATCACGGGACCGCCGGTGACCATCCCGGAGGTCGTGAGGACGATACAGGGTTCGTCGTCGGCGATATCCTGGCGCATCTCCTGGCCACCGTCGACCTGCTGGAACTGCTCGGCCAGGAAGGGGTTCTCGTCTTCGTAGAGAATCCGTTGGCGGAGGTCGTCGCGGAGGTACTCGGGATAGGCAGTGTGGATCGCCGTCGCTTCGCGGATCATCCCGTCGAGATAGACGGGCACGGTCGGAATGTCGCCGCTTCGCATCGCCTCTTCGAGGACGAGCATGAGTTCCTGTGACCGGCCGACGGCGAAGGCCGGAATGAGGATCTTCCCGCCTCGATCGTGGGCTTCGTTGATGGCTTTCTTCAGGACGCGCTCGGAGTCGGCCTGATCGGTCTGGTAGTCGTTTTTCCCGCCGTAGGTCGATTCGAGCACGAGCGTCTCGACCCGCGGGAAGTCGTTGACGGCACCGTCGAGGAGACGGGTATCGCGGTAGTGGATGTCTCCGGAGAAGGCGACGTTGTAGTGGCCGTCGCCGATGTGGAAGTGTGACACCGCGGAGCCGAGGATGTGTCCGGCGTTGTGCA
Above is a genomic segment from Halomicrobium sp. LC1Hm containing:
- a CDS encoding BolA family protein gives rise to the protein MDTDEIERLIEAGIDGADATVTISHGTAEDDHYAARVVAPAFEGESLVDRHQRVYDALDGHMTTDIHAIEIETYTPGEAD
- a CDS encoding glutaredoxin; protein product: MTFNPNEGLPQEEVTERVDEAIESNEVVLFMKGTEMMPQCGYSDKALTLIGQCRDDFETVDVLESLDEYRAALEEHSGRETIPQTFVDGEFVGGSDILEQYAERGELEATLQA